One window from the genome of Parasteatoda tepidariorum isolate YZ-2023 chromosome 8, CAS_Ptep_4.0, whole genome shotgun sequence encodes:
- the LOC107455139 gene encoding beta-1,3-galactosyltransferase 5 has protein sequence MRRLWCAKCIVSLLVSVALTFHLLRLGTNEQTLDKRSTYALELENSKSIDIPPTSHSFTKSIPYLRRKLSQGNTVTARETLTPKWIVLAGNVTVHEGTKYVPNYVSFDVNSPYLCANFYEYKTKLLIFVASSANHFEQRQAIRETWGLKLLQQAYNYRVVFLLGKTKESEQQLMTQESYRYGDLVQVNLTESFRNLGRKSVAGLQWTKQFCKQADFIMKTDDDILVHVPNLLKALEGAEKTDPLLMCHENRMRQILRKELLDSASIPPTYHKYEVSENELPGKYYPPYCSGMAYVFSSTVRDWLLEASATTPIFFIEDVYLTGFCRHKAGVIIKPHSGITLRPPIDFHQAACTFRDGRISSQEVGVKELRKLWVETNTQGFFCPQLLGYAKDRKEFE, from the coding sequence ATGAGGAGATTGTGGTGTGCTAAGTGCATAGTGAGTTTATTGGTATCAGTCGCATTAACATTCCATTTACTTCGTTTAGGAACAAACGAACAAACACTGGATAAACGAAGTACGTATGCTTTAGAACTGGAAAATTCCAAATCTATTGATATACCACCTACCAGTCATTCTTTCACGAAAAGTATTCCATACTTACGACGAAAGTTATCCCAAGGTAATACTGTGACAGCCAGAGAGACTTTAACGCCAAAGTGGATTGTATTGGCTGGTAATGTTACTGTTCACGAAGGCACTAAATATGTGCCTAATTATGTTTCATTCGACGTCAATTCTCCATATTTGTGtgccaatttttatgaatacaaaacaaaactaCTCATTTTCGTAGCATCTAGTGCGAATCATTTTGAGCAGCGGCAAGCGATTCGCGAAACTTGGGGTCTGAAGCTTTTGCAACAAGCTTACAATTACCGAGTGGTCTTCCTTCTCGGCAAAACGAAAGAAAGCGAACAACAGCTAATGACGCAAGAAAGTTACAGGTATGGTGACCTAGTCCAAGTCAATTTAACCGAGTCTTTCCGAAATTTGGGGAGGAAGTCTGTAGCTGGTCTTCAATGGACAAAACAATTCTGTAAGCAAGCGGATTTCATCATGAAAACAGACGATGATATTTTGGTTCATGTTCCGAATCTCTTAAAAGCGTTGGAAGGCGCAGAAAAAACTGACCCTCTGCTGATGTGCCATGAAAATAGAATGCGGCAAATCTTAAGGAAAGAATTGCTGGATAGTGCTTCCATTCCACCAACATACCATAAGTACGAAGTTTCTGAGAATGAGCTACCTGGAAAGTATTACCCACCATACTGCTCAGGGATGGCTTACGTATTTTCCAGTACAGTTAGAGACTGGTTGCTAGAAGCAAGTGCAACAACGCCTATCTTTTTCATCGAAGATGTATATTTGACAGGTTTTTGCCGTCACAAAGCTGGTGTCATAATAAAACCGCATAGTGGCATCACCTTGCGACCTCCTATTGACTTTCACCAAGCTGCTTGTACTTTTAGGGACGGGCGTATTTCTTCTCAAGAAGTAGGCGTTAAAGAACTCCGGAAATTGTGGGTGGAGACGAACACACAAGGTTTCTTTTGTCCTCAATTACTGGGTTATGCCAAAGATCGAAAGGAATTCGAGTGA